From a region of the Listeria monocytogenes ATCC 19117 genome:
- the yidA gene encoding sugar-phosphatase, with protein sequence MYKIIAIDIDGTLLNDAHEITLAVRDSIKAAKAKGVKVVLCTGRPLAGIKKSLIELDLLDEGDYAITFNGAVVLETASEKTLADITLNKTELEEIYAFCHAENVNVTYFDGKNMYVPSRKITEITCQDSLLLGTPLYHLPVEEAPESIHVSKVMLLDSPEKITDVIKKLPESIKEKFYVVRSVPYNLEFLQKGVNKGSALASLAEKLGVSQSEVMSIGDQENDITMIEYAGMGVAMGNATEHIKEIANYTTTTNNEDGVAQAIQMLILDR encoded by the coding sequence ATGTATAAAATTATCGCGATAGATATTGATGGCACTTTATTAAACGACGCACACGAAATCACACTAGCCGTGCGTGACTCTATTAAAGCTGCGAAAGCAAAAGGGGTAAAAGTAGTATTATGTACAGGCCGTCCACTTGCAGGAATTAAAAAAAGCTTAATTGAACTAGATCTTTTAGATGAAGGGGATTACGCAATTACGTTTAATGGGGCGGTCGTGTTAGAAACAGCTTCAGAAAAAACATTAGCAGATATAACCTTAAATAAAACTGAACTAGAAGAAATTTATGCATTTTGTCATGCGGAAAATGTTAACGTCACTTATTTTGATGGGAAAAACATGTATGTACCAAGCCGAAAAATCACAGAAATCACTTGTCAAGATTCCCTGCTACTTGGTACGCCACTATATCATTTACCTGTAGAAGAAGCGCCTGAATCTATTCATGTTTCCAAGGTTATGCTATTAGACTCACCTGAAAAAATTACCGATGTTATAAAAAAATTACCAGAGAGTATCAAAGAAAAATTTTACGTTGTCCGGAGTGTTCCTTATAACCTAGAGTTCTTGCAAAAAGGCGTAAATAAAGGATCAGCGCTCGCTAGTTTAGCAGAAAAACTTGGGGTGTCTCAAAGTGAAGTCATGAGTATTGGTGACCAAGAAAATGATATTACCATGATTGAGTATGCTGGTATGGGAGTTGCAATGGGTAATGCGACAGAGCATATTAAAGAAATCGCTAACTATACAACAACTACTAATAATGAAGATGGTGTGGCACAGGCTATACAAATGCTCATTCTGGACCGCTAA
- a CDS encoding SpaA isopeptide-forming pilin-related protein produces MSKNGNFLKKVGLAFLSILIVASTIFQTTVVKAATSYGSQFLNTVELLDKDGVPQTDFGYYDNMDVHYTWSIPNSTNVKAGDTMDFTLPSQLALATDLAFDVKDSNGQVVGTATVKRATNQVTLVFSDYVEKHSDIKGELDFWTTFNQKVITGNETVDLEFPLENGTTQIDVKVGEKTPVSPTETLFKYGWVDASNPSLIHWVIRVNYAKVNIPNAVFTDIIGSKQTLNFDSIKAFHGTYSADRIFTAGAAISSTNFSATSDGFSVALGDLTDSVQISYTTTATDGGKSTQYDNTAKLAGTDFVPKQTSTWTPASGGGGEGGGTTGSVTLTKEDAKTKATLEGAEFKLVDSKGTVLQENITTNASGQLSIADLKFDTYQLIETKAPTGYKLDTTPVEFTIGENNQAITVTKENTLNTGSVELTKLDSATKATLAGATFELQDKEGNTLQTGLTTDENGVLKVTDLVPGSYQFIETSAPTGYKLDNSPVSFEIIASETDQIVKVTKENTLEVGSVELTKLDSATKATLAGATFELQNKEGNTLQTGLTTDENGVLNVTDLVPGTYQFVETKAPIGYELDTTPVVFEIIAGETDQPVKVTKENTLVPPTPVPPTPVPPTPIPPTPLPPVPYEPTVPPTKPAVPVTPKKSENSEDSPKTTQIRITKSLPKTGDTNSFAGLGVILIALSLSGLLLKRK; encoded by the coding sequence ATGAGTAAAAACGGAAACTTTTTAAAAAAAGTTGGGTTAGCTTTCTTAAGTATTTTAATCGTCGCTAGCACAATCTTCCAAACAACAGTTGTGAAAGCGGCAACGAGTTATGGTTCTCAGTTTTTAAACACAGTAGAACTCTTAGACAAAGACGGTGTGCCGCAAACAGATTTTGGCTACTATGACAATATGGATGTGCACTACACATGGTCTATTCCGAATTCAACAAACGTAAAAGCTGGAGACACAATGGATTTCACACTGCCAAGCCAATTGGCGCTCGCAACTGATCTCGCTTTTGACGTGAAAGATAGTAATGGTCAAGTAGTTGGAACGGCCACTGTAAAAAGGGCAACCAATCAAGTTACCCTCGTTTTCAGTGATTATGTAGAAAAACATTCCGATATTAAAGGAGAACTGGATTTCTGGACCACTTTTAACCAAAAAGTAATTACTGGAAATGAAACAGTTGATTTAGAATTTCCTCTTGAAAATGGAACGACACAAATAGATGTAAAAGTTGGTGAGAAAACCCCAGTTAGCCCGACAGAAACGCTTTTCAAATATGGTTGGGTGGATGCTAGTAATCCAAGTCTGATTCATTGGGTTATTCGAGTGAACTACGCCAAAGTGAACATTCCAAATGCCGTTTTCACGGATATCATCGGCTCAAAACAAACATTAAATTTTGATTCTATCAAAGCTTTTCATGGAACTTATTCCGCAGATCGGATATTTACAGCAGGCGCGGCTATTTCCAGCACCAATTTTTCCGCAACAAGTGACGGGTTTAGTGTAGCACTAGGAGATTTAACGGATTCTGTGCAAATTTCTTATACAACAACCGCAACAGATGGCGGGAAGTCTACCCAGTACGATAATACCGCTAAACTAGCCGGAACTGATTTTGTACCCAAGCAAACGTCCACTTGGACACCTGCATCAGGCGGAGGCGGTGAAGGCGGCGGGACAACCGGTTCAGTAACACTCACGAAAGAAGATGCGAAAACAAAAGCAACCCTCGAAGGTGCGGAATTCAAGTTGGTGGATTCAAAAGGCACTGTGCTACAAGAAAACATTACAACAAATGCGAGCGGACAACTTAGCATTGCTGATCTGAAATTTGACACCTACCAATTAATAGAAACAAAAGCCCCGACAGGCTACAAACTTGATACAACACCAGTTGAATTTACTATTGGTGAAAATAATCAAGCAATTACCGTGACAAAAGAAAATACGCTTAACACAGGCTCCGTGGAACTAACAAAGCTAGACTCAGCAACCAAAGCAACCCTAGCCGGAGCAACATTCGAATTACAAGATAAAGAAGGAAACACATTACAAACTGGTTTAACTACAGATGAAAATGGCGTTCTAAAAGTAACTGATTTAGTACCCGGCAGTTACCAATTTATCGAAACAAGTGCTCCAACAGGCTACAAGTTAGACAACAGTCCAGTAAGTTTTGAAATCATCGCAAGCGAGACAGATCAAATAGTAAAAGTAACAAAAGAAAACACACTAGAAGTTGGCTCCGTGGAACTAACAAAGCTAGACTCAGCAACCAAAGCAACCCTAGCCGGAGCAACATTCGAATTACAAAATAAAGAAGGAAACACATTACAAACTGGTTTAACTACGGATGAAAATGGCGTTTTAAACGTAACTGATTTAGTACCAGGAACATACCAATTTGTCGAAACAAAAGCCCCAATTGGATATGAACTTGATACGACGCCAGTTGTTTTTGAAATCATCGCTGGTGAGACTGACCAGCCGGTAAAAGTAACAAAAGAAAACACATTAGTACCGCCAACACCAGTACCACCAACACCAGTGCCACCAACACCAATACCGCCTACTCCGTTACCACCAGTACCATACGAACCAACTGTGCCACCAACAAAACCAGCAGTACCAGTTACGCCTAAGAAATCAGAAAACAGCGAGGATAGTCCAAAAACAACCCAGATAAGAATAACTAAAAGTCTTCCTAAAACAGGAGATACAAATAGTTTTGCTGGCTTAGGAGTAATCCTAATAGCCTTGTCATTAAGTGGTCTTCTGCTGAAACGAAAATAG
- a CDS encoding SpaA isopeptide-forming pilin-related protein: protein MKKRTTMTSNLKKFGLAFLSVILLVNVLFQTNFVKAATNYGSDFLKTVELLDADGNPQTDFGYYDSIKVHYTWEIPNSTNVKEGDTMEFVLPPELKIVTDLDFSLKDHDGNTVGHVIAKKSTGQVVITFTDFVEKNSNISGYLDFWTNWDKSLVEGNENVPVEFPVNGTTETIDVGVGGKNQIDPDESLYKYGWANAEHPELIQWVVRVNYSKQNIQNAVYEDFIGPKQVVDFNSIKAFHGEFDPDDNFTPGAEVPSSAITQTTEGFKVDLGNLTDSVKISYYTTSTDNGASPNYTNKGQLTGDNFIKQEIEVATPTSGGGGGGEGTTGSVELTKTDDSSQKNPLEGAEFKLVNGAGTIVQTGLKTNIDGKLTISNLKYDTYQLIETKAPQGYVLDASPVEFTIDDAHQSLFLSKENSAIKGSVSLEKVDHDTQNLLADAEFELQDKDGNTLQPNLKTDKMGKLTVTDLLPGEYQFVETKAPTGYILDATPVKFKISTEALNVTVTKENTKKPEIPKVPVPPKTPEQPDKPDKPDKPEQPDKIISADSKRTTLPKTGDTPLVNGWGILLVAISASGLIALRRK from the coding sequence ATGAAGAAACGCACGACAATGACGTCTAATCTAAAGAAATTCGGATTAGCCTTTCTTAGCGTTATCTTGCTTGTAAACGTTTTATTTCAGACTAACTTTGTTAAAGCAGCAACTAATTATGGCTCCGATTTTTTGAAAACTGTGGAATTATTAGACGCAGATGGCAATCCTCAAACGGACTTCGGTTATTACGACAGCATCAAGGTTCACTATACTTGGGAAATCCCCAATTCAACTAATGTGAAGGAAGGCGACACAATGGAATTTGTGTTACCTCCAGAGCTGAAGATAGTTACAGATTTAGACTTTTCTTTGAAAGATCACGATGGCAACACGGTAGGTCACGTGATTGCTAAAAAATCGACTGGGCAAGTAGTTATTACATTTACAGACTTTGTTGAAAAAAATTCCAATATTAGTGGATATCTCGATTTTTGGACTAATTGGGATAAATCATTAGTAGAAGGAAATGAAAATGTTCCAGTTGAATTTCCAGTAAATGGTACCACAGAAACAATTGATGTGGGCGTTGGTGGTAAAAATCAAATTGACCCGGATGAAAGTTTATATAAATACGGCTGGGCTAATGCTGAACATCCTGAGCTTATCCAATGGGTCGTTCGAGTTAACTATTCGAAACAAAACATTCAAAATGCCGTTTATGAAGATTTTATTGGACCAAAACAAGTCGTTGATTTTAATTCTATCAAAGCATTCCACGGTGAATTTGATCCGGATGATAACTTCACGCCAGGAGCCGAGGTACCATCATCGGCAATTACTCAAACAACGGAAGGATTCAAAGTCGACCTAGGAAATTTAACAGATTCTGTCAAAATTTCATACTATACAACTTCTACCGATAACGGAGCATCACCTAACTACACAAATAAAGGGCAATTGACAGGAGATAACTTTATCAAGCAAGAAATCGAAGTCGCGACACCAACATCAGGTGGTGGCGGAGGGGGAGAAGGGACAACCGGATCTGTTGAATTAACGAAAACAGATGATTCGTCTCAAAAAAATCCATTAGAAGGTGCCGAGTTTAAATTAGTCAACGGAGCAGGAACGATAGTCCAAACAGGACTAAAAACTAATATCGATGGTAAACTAACTATTTCAAATCTGAAATATGATACATACCAGCTAATCGAAACAAAAGCTCCACAAGGATATGTGCTTGATGCGTCTCCAGTAGAATTTACAATTGATGACGCGCACCAATCATTATTTCTATCCAAAGAAAACTCTGCCATCAAAGGATCCGTTTCACTAGAGAAAGTCGACCACGACACACAAAACCTACTAGCTGATGCCGAATTTGAACTACAAGATAAAGATGGCAACACACTACAACCAAACCTTAAAACAGACAAAATGGGCAAACTAACGGTGACGGATTTACTTCCAGGCGAGTATCAATTTGTCGAAACAAAAGCGCCAACAGGCTATATTTTAGATGCTACTCCAGTCAAATTTAAAATCAGCACAGAGGCACTAAACGTAACCGTAACAAAAGAGAACACGAAAAAACCAGAAATACCAAAAGTACCAGTACCACCAAAAACACCAGAACAACCGGATAAACCGGATAAACCGGATAAACCAGAACAACCAGATAAAATAATAAGCGCAGATAGCAAACGGACGACTTTACCAAAAACAGGGGATACACCACTTGTTAATGGTTGGGGAATACTGCTCGTAGCCATTTCAGCGAGTGGATTAATTGCGCTTAGAAGAAAATAA
- a CDS encoding STAS domain-containing protein, which translates to MNESNGSMELYLREHTEEIINKWLSKIYENENTYTSFVYSPRYKDELRADSEQTADLIISYFAGKKAFFEKLDKWLDNMYARRMENEVPLPEVITTLDKLRREFVSAVGDFCIHNDEVSKCDFSSSLSMVNHGFDRINEAFSAMYYNDIVKHLEQQHRLIEEISTPVISITDKLAILPLMGSVDRERAEKLSEITANKCVHLGVEQLCIDLSGITYFDDALGEMLTNLVTMLKLLGVEAFISGIQPKMAQQINRVELNLSIPAYHSLKAVLQDQTRTI; encoded by the coding sequence ATGAATGAATCGAATGGAAGTATGGAGCTATATTTAAGAGAACATACCGAAGAAATTATTAATAAGTGGCTATCCAAAATTTATGAAAACGAAAACACGTATACTAGTTTTGTTTACTCGCCGCGTTACAAAGATGAACTGCGCGCTGACAGTGAACAAACAGCGGACTTAATCATTTCTTATTTCGCTGGTAAAAAAGCATTTTTTGAGAAACTCGACAAATGGCTGGATAACATGTACGCGCGTCGCATGGAAAATGAAGTACCATTACCTGAAGTTATTACCACCCTTGATAAACTACGCCGTGAATTTGTTTCTGCTGTTGGTGATTTTTGTATTCATAATGATGAAGTGTCTAAATGTGATTTCTCATCAAGTCTGTCCATGGTTAATCACGGGTTTGACCGGATAAACGAAGCCTTCTCCGCCATGTATTACAATGATATCGTCAAACATTTAGAACAACAACATCGTTTAATAGAAGAAATTAGCACACCCGTCATTTCTATCACGGACAAATTAGCGATCCTTCCTTTGATGGGGAGCGTCGACCGTGAAAGAGCAGAAAAGTTATCCGAAATCACGGCAAACAAATGCGTACACTTAGGCGTGGAACAATTGTGTATTGATTTATCAGGAATTACTTATTTTGATGATGCACTTGGAGAAATGCTTACCAACTTAGTGACGATGCTTAAACTTCTTGGTGTCGAGGCATTTATTTCTGGCATCCAACCAAAAATGGCACAACAAATTAATCGTGTTGAATTAAACTTATCTATTCCTGCCTATCATTCGTTAAAGGCTGTCTTACAAGATCAAACTAGAACTATATAA
- the holB gene encoding DNA polymerase III subunit delta' — protein sequence MGLQDELTVMQPVVMKIFSKSVRENRLSHGYLFEGARGTGKKRTALWLAQSLFCLESTETELACGKCANCTRIASHNHPDVHLLEPDGASIKIDQVRALKQELSKRGMESDQKVVIIYDAEKMTVQSANSLLKFIEEPEGGLLLLFLTTNPGQILPTIQSRLQPVTFKSLTFDSLLASLTAAGISEQKARIYASITGSVEEAKAFEESEWFSEARNVVIKLYEGIHHQGTSPLIIIQESWMPLFKEKDKMALGLELLLLLYRDRLHLTLDENYEPICTAQKEMLGQDALRKSLSETTGEIEKILAAKSKLDSNMNTQLLMEQLVLEIQGR from the coding sequence GTGGGATTACAGGATGAACTTACAGTGATGCAACCAGTGGTCATGAAGATTTTTTCAAAAAGTGTCCGCGAAAATCGATTATCTCACGGCTATTTATTCGAAGGAGCAAGAGGTACAGGCAAGAAACGCACAGCACTTTGGTTAGCTCAGAGTCTTTTTTGTTTAGAAAGCACTGAAACCGAGCTTGCTTGTGGGAAGTGTGCCAATTGCACGAGAATAGCAAGTCATAATCATCCGGATGTTCATTTGCTAGAGCCAGATGGAGCTAGTATTAAGATTGATCAGGTTCGCGCGCTGAAGCAAGAACTTAGTAAACGCGGAATGGAATCGGATCAAAAAGTAGTTATCATTTACGATGCAGAAAAAATGACTGTTCAATCAGCCAATAGTCTGCTGAAATTTATAGAAGAACCAGAAGGCGGTTTGTTATTATTATTTTTAACAACAAACCCCGGGCAAATTTTGCCAACGATTCAATCAAGACTGCAACCTGTCACATTCAAATCACTGACTTTTGATAGTTTACTCGCATCACTAACAGCAGCAGGCATTTCCGAACAAAAAGCGCGGATTTATGCTAGCATTACTGGGAGTGTGGAAGAAGCGAAGGCTTTTGAAGAGAGTGAGTGGTTTAGTGAGGCAAGAAATGTTGTCATCAAGTTATATGAAGGAATTCACCATCAAGGAACCAGCCCATTAATTATCATTCAAGAATCATGGATGCCACTTTTTAAAGAGAAAGATAAGATGGCGCTTGGGCTCGAATTATTGTTACTGCTGTACCGCGACCGGCTACACCTTACACTTGACGAGAACTACGAACCTATTTGTACTGCGCAAAAAGAAATGCTCGGACAAGATGCGCTGCGTAAATCACTGTCCGAAACCACAGGGGAAATCGAGAAGATTCTCGCTGCGAAATCAAAACTGGATTCCAATATGAACACGCAACTTCTAATGGAGCAGTTAGTTCTGGAAATCCAAGGGAGGTAA
- a CDS encoding PSP1 domain-containing protein, with the protein MLKIVGVRFKDVGKIYYFSPGELEITENQGVIVENAQGIEFGKTVIEPRYVDEEDVVLPLKKVLRIATEADYKCVAENGDSCQKAFLLCDEKIRERELEMSLVDVDYTFDRNKIIFYFTAEGRVDFRELVKDLASVFRTRIELRQIGVRDEAKLLGGIGPCGRMLCCSTFLGDFEPVSIKMAKDQNLSLNPTKISGLCGRLMCCLKYENDEYEQAKREMPDVGVKVKTPEGIEARVSGINLLSRILQVSLPEEETVIEYELDELRPYNEFLKQPAKS; encoded by the coding sequence ATGCTTAAAATTGTAGGCGTCCGTTTTAAAGACGTTGGTAAAATATATTATTTCTCACCTGGCGAACTGGAAATCACAGAAAACCAAGGTGTTATTGTTGAAAATGCACAAGGAATTGAATTTGGTAAAACAGTCATTGAACCGCGCTACGTGGACGAAGAAGATGTCGTTTTACCACTTAAGAAAGTACTGCGTATCGCAACAGAAGCGGATTATAAATGCGTTGCTGAGAATGGCGACTCGTGTCAGAAAGCCTTTTTACTTTGTGATGAAAAGATCCGCGAGCGCGAACTTGAAATGAGTTTAGTTGATGTTGATTACACATTTGACCGTAATAAAATCATTTTTTATTTCACCGCAGAAGGTCGCGTCGATTTCCGGGAGCTCGTGAAAGATTTAGCATCTGTTTTTCGGACTCGCATCGAACTTCGCCAAATTGGTGTACGTGATGAAGCGAAATTGCTCGGTGGGATTGGCCCATGCGGTCGTATGCTCTGCTGCTCCACTTTCTTAGGTGATTTCGAACCAGTTTCCATCAAAATGGCGAAAGACCAAAACCTGTCCCTTAACCCAACGAAAATTTCTGGTTTATGTGGACGATTAATGTGTTGCTTGAAATATGAGAACGATGAATATGAGCAAGCTAAACGTGAAATGCCAGATGTTGGTGTAAAAGTAAAAACTCCAGAAGGCATAGAAGCACGTGTTTCGGGAATCAACTTGCTGTCTAGAATCCTACAAGTGAGTTTGCCCGAAGAAGAGACGGTTATAGAATACGAATTGGATGAGTTACGTCCATATAACGAATTTCTAAAACAACCGGCAAAGTCTTGA
- the yabA gene encoding DNA replication initiation control protein YabA codes for MDKKAIFDSVSNMEEQIGELYQQLGDLKTNLGEMLEENNRLNLENEHLRRRLSLTDEATPEPKAEIEAEHGVMAPNRKEAMQQMIELGEGYDNLVQLYKEGFHVCNVHFGSPRGNDEDCLFCLSLLNKK; via the coding sequence TTGGATAAAAAAGCTATTTTTGACTCAGTCAGTAATATGGAGGAGCAAATTGGCGAATTGTATCAGCAACTTGGAGATCTAAAGACAAACTTAGGCGAAATGTTGGAAGAAAATAACCGATTAAACCTTGAAAACGAACATTTGCGACGCAGACTTTCTTTGACGGATGAAGCGACACCAGAACCTAAAGCCGAAATAGAGGCGGAACACGGTGTGATGGCGCCTAATCGTAAGGAAGCAATGCAGCAAATGATTGAACTTGGGGAAGGTTATGACAATCTTGTCCAACTTTACAAGGAAGGATTTCATGTTTGCAATGTACATTTCGGCAGCCCGCGTGGTAATGATGAAGATTGTTTATTTTGCTTATCCTTGCTCAATAAAAAATAA
- a CDS encoding tRNA1(Val) (adenine(37)-N6)-methyltransferase — MEKLELIGDERLDYLLAENLRIIQSPSVFSFSIDAVLLAKFSYLPIRKGKIIDLCSGNGIIPLLLSTRTKAKIVGVEIQERLADMAKRSVAYNQLEDQIEIIEYDLKKITDLIPKERADIVTCNPPYFATPDTSLKNTNEHFRIARHEVMCTLEDTIRVAASLLKQGGKANFVHRPERLLDIIDIMRKYRLEPKRIQFVHPRSDREANTVLVEGIKDGKPGVKYVPPVIVYDELGEYTPVIKEILYGESE; from the coding sequence TTGGAAAAACTCGAATTAATTGGTGATGAAAGACTAGATTATTTACTAGCAGAAAATTTGCGGATTATTCAAAGCCCATCGGTATTTTCTTTCTCGATAGACGCGGTTCTCCTCGCTAAATTTAGTTATTTACCAATCCGTAAAGGGAAAATAATTGATTTGTGTAGCGGAAATGGGATTATTCCTTTACTACTTAGTACGCGAACAAAAGCGAAAATAGTTGGTGTTGAAATTCAAGAACGTCTGGCAGATATGGCGAAAAGAAGTGTTGCTTATAATCAACTGGAAGACCAAATCGAAATAATCGAATATGATTTGAAAAAAATTACAGATCTTATTCCAAAAGAGCGCGCGGACATTGTTACCTGTAATCCACCTTATTTTGCAACCCCGGATACAAGTTTGAAAAATACCAATGAACATTTTCGGATTGCTCGCCATGAAGTTATGTGTACGCTAGAGGATACTATTCGTGTAGCCGCAAGCCTTTTAAAACAAGGTGGAAAAGCGAATTTTGTTCATCGTCCGGAACGATTACTAGACATCATTGATATAATGAGAAAATATCGCTTGGAACCGAAACGCATTCAATTCGTGCACCCGCGCTCAGATAGAGAAGCGAATACGGTGCTTGTAGAAGGAATCAAAGACGGAAAACCTGGTGTGAAATATGTACCACCTGTTATCGTATATGATGAGCTAGGGGAATATACACCAGTAATTAAGGAGATTTTATATGGCGAAAGCGAGTGA
- a CDS encoding GIY-YIG nuclease family protein, with translation MAKASEHFFYVLKCSDNSYYGGYTTDVIRREAEHNAGIRCKYTKTRRPVKVIHFEKFETRSEATKAEAAFKKLSRKNKDAYLIQREESE, from the coding sequence ATGGCGAAAGCGAGTGAACATTTCTTTTATGTGCTAAAATGTAGTGACAATTCCTATTATGGTGGCTATACAACAGATGTTATTCGCCGAGAAGCGGAACATAATGCGGGAATTAGATGTAAATATACAAAAACACGTCGCCCGGTAAAAGTCATTCATTTTGAAAAATTCGAAACAAGAAGTGAAGCTACAAAAGCAGAAGCTGCGTTCAAAAAATTATCACGTAAAAATAAAGACGCCTATTTAATACAACGGGAGGAGTCCGAATGA
- the rsmI gene encoding 16S rRNA (cytidine(1402)-2'-O)-methyltransferase — protein MIKSQKSFSGASQGALYLVPTPIGNLEDMTFRAIRMLKEADIIAAEDTRNTVKLLNHFEITTRMTSYHQFTKENKEDNIIQRMLDGEVVALVSDAGMPSISDPGYELVQSALNANIPVIPLPGANAALTALIASGLAPQPFYFYGFLPRQNKERTQAIEKLAAREETWILYESPHRLKETLKAIIKITGNDRKIVLCRELTKRFEEFLRGTVEDALNWAMDEEVRGEFCLIIEGNANPPLAEEQLWWQELDIKTHVSTVMEQENVSSKDAIKTVMKARNLPKREVYSAYHEIK, from the coding sequence ATGATAAAAAGCCAAAAGAGTTTCAGTGGAGCCAGCCAAGGAGCATTATATTTAGTGCCAACGCCGATTGGTAATTTAGAAGATATGACTTTTCGTGCAATTCGCATGCTTAAAGAAGCGGATATTATTGCAGCGGAAGATACGCGGAACACCGTGAAACTTTTAAATCATTTTGAAATTACAACCCGAATGACGAGCTACCATCAGTTTACGAAGGAAAATAAAGAAGATAATATTATTCAGCGGATGTTAGACGGTGAAGTGGTGGCGCTTGTTAGTGATGCGGGGATGCCATCTATTTCTGACCCGGGATACGAACTTGTTCAAAGTGCGCTAAATGCTAATATTCCTGTCATCCCTCTACCAGGAGCCAATGCTGCATTAACTGCACTGATTGCATCTGGTCTTGCCCCGCAGCCGTTTTACTTTTACGGATTTCTTCCACGCCAAAATAAAGAACGTACTCAAGCGATTGAAAAATTAGCGGCGCGCGAAGAAACGTGGATTTTATATGAATCACCACATCGTTTAAAAGAAACACTAAAAGCAATCATCAAAATCACTGGAAATGATCGGAAAATTGTCTTGTGTCGAGAGCTCACAAAAAGATTTGAAGAATTTTTACGTGGAACGGTTGAAGATGCGTTAAACTGGGCAATGGACGAAGAAGTTCGCGGAGAATTTTGCTTGATTATTGAAGGAAATGCCAATCCACCGCTTGCAGAAGAGCAACTCTGGTGGCAAGAACTCGATATTAAAACGCACGTAAGCACCGTAATGGAACAGGAAAATGTTAGTTCTAAAGATGCAATTAAAACGGTTATGAAAGCGAGAAATTTACCAAAACGAGAAGTTTACTCTGCTTATCATGAAATAAAATAA
- a CDS encoding AbrB/MazE/SpoVT family DNA-binding domain-containing protein, which translates to MKSTGMVRKIDELGRVVIPIEIRRTMNLNVKDPLEIFTDEDAIVLKKYSAGLVCDVTGEFSVDNKKFVDGKLTLSKEGAAELMEEIKRRFGDTL; encoded by the coding sequence ATGAAATCAACTGGAATGGTAAGAAAAATCGACGAACTTGGTCGTGTGGTTATACCGATTGAAATAAGAAGAACGATGAACCTAAATGTAAAAGACCCTTTAGAAATATTTACAGATGAAGATGCGATTGTATTGAAAAAGTATTCCGCTGGCTTGGTTTGTGACGTTACCGGAGAATTTTCTGTTGATAACAAGAAATTTGTGGACGGTAAATTGACACTCAGTAAAGAAGGCGCTGCGGAATTAATGGAAGAAATTAAACGCCGCTTTGGTGATACATTATAA